In Nocardia sputorum, a single genomic region encodes these proteins:
- a CDS encoding VOC family protein, with amino-acid sequence MRILKTYARVFVTDLDTALPIYERLAGAKADLRFGFEDAELAAVGDFLLIAGRAQDVERYRTTVGPVIVDDLDALLRTVTEHGAELIAGPLTSATGTFVYVRHADGAQLEYVQWSPETRARVLGPDQPAAASG; translated from the coding sequence GTGCGCATCCTGAAAACCTATGCACGAGTCTTCGTCACCGACCTCGACACCGCCCTGCCGATCTACGAACGGCTGGCCGGCGCGAAGGCGGATCTCCGTTTCGGCTTCGAGGACGCCGAGCTCGCCGCGGTCGGCGATTTCCTGCTCATCGCGGGCCGGGCGCAAGACGTCGAGCGGTACCGGACCACGGTCGGCCCGGTGATCGTCGACGATCTCGACGCCCTGCTGCGGACGGTGACCGAACACGGGGCGGAACTGATCGCCGGACCGCTCACCAGCGCCACCGGAACGTTCGTGTACGTGCGGCACGCCGACGGGGCGCAGCTGGAATACGTCCAGTGGTCACCCGAAACGCGGGCACGCGTACTGGGACCGGATCAGCCCGCAGCCGCTAGCGGGTGA